In the Mauremys mutica isolate MM-2020 ecotype Southern chromosome 13, ASM2049712v1, whole genome shotgun sequence genome, one interval contains:
- the LOC123348318 gene encoding olfactory receptor 10A4-like, with product MDSARVKQVEEMWKSNQTCVTEIVFLGFLDFQALQVLLFVVVFTFYMVALLGNSLIVIVTVMDQALCTPMYFFLRNLSFLEIGYTSVVIPKMLLNLLSETQTISFAGCGTQMYFFILFSITECCLLSVMAYDRYVAICHSLKYTLVMNQRVCAQMAAGSWTIGTLVAFGQTASIFTLPFCGSNNISHFFCDVLPVLRLATTDTRKNEAAVAIVTVIFIFIPFLLILLSYILILSAILRMPSAVGQRKAFSTCSSHLIVVSLFYGTITFTYVRPKLIYSLGSDRLLSLLYTVVTPMFNPIVYCLRNKEVRRALRKSIVRQTSFLIRCG from the coding sequence ATGGACTCTGCACGAGTCAAGCAAGTTGAAGAGATGTGGAAAAGCAACCAGACGTGTGTGACAGAGATCGTGTTCCTGGGGTTCTTAGATTTCCAGGCACTGCAAGTCCTGCTCTTTGTGGTGGTATTCACCTTCTACATGGTGGCCCTGCTGGGTAACTCTCTGATAGTTATTGTCACGGTGATGGATCAGGCTCTTTGCACCCCgatgtatttcttcctcaggaACTTGTCCTTCTTGGAAATTGGCTACACCTCAGTCGTGATCCCCAAGATGCTGCTGAACCTGCTGTCAGAGACCCAGACCATCTCCTTTGCAGGCTGCGGCACTCAGATGTACTTCTTCATTCTCTTCAGCATCACAGAGTGCTGCCTTCTCTCCGTTATGGCGTacgatcgctacgtggccatatGCCACTCCCTGAAATACACCCTGGTTATGAACCAGAGAGTCTGTGCTCAGATGGCAGCTGGTTCATGGACCATTGGTACCTTGGTGGCTTTTGGTCAAACAGCGTCAATATTTACTCTGCCTTTCTGTGGGTCTAATAATATCAGCCATTTCTTCTGTGATGTTCTCCCTGTGCTCAGACTGGCCACCACAGACACCCGCAAGAATGAAGCTGCCGTTGCCATAGTCACAGTGATCTTTATCTTCATCCCATTTTTGCTCATTCTCTTGTCCTACATCCTCATCCTCTCTGCCATCCTGAGGATGCCCTCAGCCGTGGGCCAgcgcaaagccttctccacctgctcctcacaTCTCATTGTGGTTTCTCTCTTCTACGGGACCATCACATTCACCTATGTGAGGCCCAAGTTGATCTATTctctgggcagtgacaggctgcTCTCTCTGCTCTACACGGTGGTGACGCCTATGTTCAATCCCATTGTTTACTGTCTAAGGAACAAGGAGGTGAGGAGAGCACTCAGAAAGTCAATAGTAAGGCAGACTTCCTTCCTCATACGGTGTGGGTGA
- the LOC123348541 gene encoding olfactory receptor 10AG1-like: protein MASGNHTTTPGFILLGFSSLINLQGLLFVVFLVIYMVILLGNGVIVLVTVLDSALQTPMYFFLRNLSFVEICYSSVTLPKMVASCLAEDGSISFIGCAAQMYFLLLLGGTECFLLAAMAYDRYVAICNPLRYTLIVNREVCARMVAGSWLVNILLHFGQTYLVFSLPFCGSHEINHFFCDVPPLLELSCVDTYRNKMVIFVAVLLFLIIPFFLIVISYIKIARTILKMPSAQGRRKAFSTCSSHLIVVTLFYGSGMIVYLEPKSKESVDTDKLLSLFYTIVTPMFNPFIYSLRNKEVKAALRKLVGRK from the coding sequence ATGGCGAGTGGAAATCACACCACAACACCTGGCTTCATCCTCTTGGGCTTCTCCAGCCTCATAAACCTGCAGGGTTTGCTCTTCGTGGTCTTCCTAGTCATCTACATGGTGATCCTGCTCGGGAATGGTGTCATTGTCTTGGTCACGGTGTTGGACTCTGCCCTTcaaacccccatgtacttcttcctcagGAACTTGTCCTTTGTGGAGATCTGCTACTCCTCTGTCACCCTGCCCAAGATGGTGGCCAGTTGCCTGGCAGAGGATGGAAGTATCTCATTCATCGGCTGTGCTGCCCAGATGTATTTCTTACTTTTACTAGGTGGCACAGAGTGTTTCCTTCTGGCGGCCATGGCCTATGACCGTTACGTGGCCATATGTAACCCCCTGCGTTACACACTTATTGTCAACAGGGAGGTTTGTGCTAGGATGGTAGCCGGGTCCTGGCTTGTCAACATCCTGCTACATTTTGGGCAGACGTATTTGGTGTTTTCTTTGCCCTTCTGTGGGTCTCATGAAAttaaccatttcttctgtgatgtCCCCCCTCTGCTGGAGCTGTCCTGCGTGGACACCTACAGGAATAAAATGGTTATCTTCGTGGCAGTCCTGCTATTCCTAATCATCCCCTTTTTCTTGATAGTTATTTCTTATATTAAAATCGCCAGGACGATTTTGAAGATGCCGTCAGCCCAGGGCCGGCGcaaggccttctccacctgctcctcacacctcattgtggtgacTCTGTTCTATGGCTCTGGCATGATTGTGTATTTAGAACCAAAGTCAAAGGAGTCAGTGGACACCGACAAACTGCTCTCGCTGTTCTACACCATTGTGACTCCAATGTTCAATCCCTTCATATATAGTCTGAGGAACAAGGAAGTGAAAGCTGCCCTAAGGAAATTAGTAGGGAGAAAATGA